In Carassius gibelio isolate Cgi1373 ecotype wild population from Czech Republic chromosome B20, carGib1.2-hapl.c, whole genome shotgun sequence, the following are encoded in one genomic region:
- the LOC127984364 gene encoding transmembrane protein 200A codes for MIATGGVITGLAALKRQDSTRSQYHLPTQSPTSAPEKKCTKRKPRADVVVVRGKVRLYSASGFFLVLGVLILLAGIAMAVLGYWPHKDHQKAPESKLSVNNTQFVREQVGSIAQFLEQHLHSEKMKMLGPFTMGIGIFIFICANAILHENRDRETKIIHMRDMYSTVIDIHSLRIKEQKCTNGAYMGPYADTEIRSFGLDSQFASRLTANTLMSFSGLDGDVRFSHRTSSAEDDEGLMSEARGGLGLLSPTYRDRSECIFGFQGEGIRRWEDKRGALKKCQTRSIVSSSISAFTLPVIKLNNCVIDEPDIDSITEDLEPNRVHSRPPSMESLTVPVPDIAKAFKPPGGHLLRSNSATETPSPASSHSSLSPRSTSGRFLSPGAARKDFGSNNSLHMFSAHSKSLDLERGPTMLTVQPEQRKHPSWPRLDRSNSKGYTKLENKEDPMDRLIVPPVAVKKDYTKKEKLLMISRSHNNLSFEHDEFMSSSLKRGTSETRF; via the coding sequence ATGATTGCAACAGGTGGGGTGATCACGGGGCTCGCTGCATTGAAAAGACAAGACTCCACCCGCTCTCAGTATCATCTGCCAACCCAGAGCCCCACCTCTGCACCTGAGAAGAAATGCACTAAGCGTAAACCCAGAGCTGATGTGGTGGTGGTGAGAGGAAAGGTCAGACTGTATTCAGCCTCAGGATTCTTCCTGGTTTTGGGAGTGCTGATCCTCCTGGCAGGTATTGCAATGGCTGTTCTAGGATACTGGCCTCATAAGGACCACCAGAAGGCACCAGAAAGCAAGTTGTCTGTGAACAATACACAGTTTGTCCGAGAGCAAGTGGGCTCCATTGCGCAATTCTTAGAGCAACACCTGCATTCAGAGAAGATGAAAATGTTGGGTCCTTTCACAATGGGAATTGggatttttatctttatttgtgctaatGCCATCTTACACGAGAACAGGGATCGTGAGACAAAGATCATCCACATGAGGGACATGTACTCGACTGTCATAGACATTCACAGCCTGCGGATTAAGGAGCAGAAGTGTACAAACGGGGCCTACATGGGTCCCTATGCGGACACAGAGATCCGTTCCTTCGGTCTGGACAGTCAGTTTGCCTCACGGCTCACAGCAAACACACTAATGTCCTTCTCTGGTCTCGATGGGGATGTCCGATTCTCCCACAGGACCAGCTCAGCTGAGGATGATGAGGGTCTAATGAGTGAGGCCAGAGGCGGATTAGGCCTGTTGTCGCCTACCTACAGAGACCGCTCTGAATGTatctttggtttccagggtgagggTATTCGTCGGTGGGAAGACAAACGTGGCGCACTAAAGAAATGCCAAACACGCTCCATCGTTTCCTCTTCCATCAGCGCCTTCACACTGCCCGTCATCAAACTCAACAACTGTGTCATCGATGAGCCTGACATTGATAGCATCACGGAAGACTTAGAGCCGAACAGGGTCCACTCCAGACCTCCATCAATGGAATCTTTAACAGTCCCTGTTCCCGACATTGCCAAAGCTTTCAAGCCTCCGGGTGGCCACTTGCTCCGGAGCAACTCAGCCACTGAAACCCCGAGTCCTGCATCATCCCATTCTTCATTGTCTCCTAGATCCACCAGTGGTAGGTTCCTGTCCCCGGGAGCGGCACGTAAAGACTTTGGCTCCAATAACTCCCTCCACATGTTTTCAGCCCATTCTAAATCTCTGGATTTAGAGAGAGGGCCCACAATGCTGACTGTCCAGCCTGAACAGAGGAAACACCCGAGCTGGCCCAGATTGGACCGAAGTAATAGTAAAGGATACACCAAACTGGAGAACAAGGAGGACCCTATGGACAGGCTAATAGTTCCCCCGGTGGCCGTGAAGAAGGACTACACTAAAAAGGAGAAACTTCTTATGATCTCCAGGTCTCACAATAACTTGAGCTTCGAGCATGATGAGTTTATGAGCAGCAGTTTGAAGAGAGGCACCTCAGAGACTAGATTTTAA